A genomic stretch from Bos javanicus breed banteng chromosome 3, ARS-OSU_banteng_1.0, whole genome shotgun sequence includes:
- the BOLA1 gene encoding bolA-like protein 1, with amino-acid sequence MLSGQLVVRLFSMASRVCMSRGSAGSGVIGPVEAAIRTKLEQALNPEVLELRNESGGHAVPPGSETHFRVAVVSSRFEGLSPLQRHRLVHAALSEELAGPVHALAIQARTPAQWKENPQLDTSPPCLGGSKKSRN; translated from the coding sequence ATGCTGAGTGGGCAGCTGGTCGTACGCCTGTTCTCCATGGCCAGCCGCGTCTGTATGTCCCGGGGCAGTGCGGGATCAGGGGTCATCGGTCCCGTCGAGGCTGCCATTCGCACGAAGTTGGAGCAGGCCCTGAACCCCGAAGTGCTGGAGCTGCGTAATGAGAGCGGCGGCCACGCGGTCCCACCGGGCAGTGAGACCCATTTCCGCGTGGCGGTGGTGAGCTCTCGCTTTGAGGGACTGAGCCCGCTACAAAGGCATCGGCTGGTCCATGCGGCTCTGTCAGAAGAGCTGGCTGGGCCAGTCCACGCCCTGGCCATACAGGCGCGGACCCCCGCCCAATGGAAAGAGAACCCTCAACTAGACACAAGCCCCCCCTGCCTAGGTGGGAGCAAGAAAAGTCGAAACTAA
- the LOC133242205 gene encoding histone H2B type 2-E, protein MPEPAKSAPAPKKGSKKAVTKAQKKDGKKRKRSRKESYSIYVYKVLKQVHPDTGISSKAMGIMNSFVNDIFERIAGEASRLAHYNKRSTITSREIQTAVRLLLPGELAKHAVSEGTKAVTKYTSSK, encoded by the coding sequence ATGCCTGAGCCGGCAAAATCCGCTCCCGCGCCCAAGAAGGGCTCCAAGAAAGCCGTCACCAAAGCCCAAAAGAAGGACGGCAAGAAGCGCAAGCGCAGCCGTAAGGAGAGCTATTCCATCTACgtgtacaaggtgctgaagcaGGTGCACCCGGACACCGGTATTTCGTCCAAGGCCATGGGCATCATGAACTCATTTGTCAACGACATCTTCGAGCGCATCGCGGGCGAAGCGTCGCGCTTGGCGCATTACAACAAGCGCTCGACCATCACGTCCCGGGAGATCCAGACGGCCGTGCGCCTGCTGCTGCCTGGCGAGCTGGCCAAGCACGCCGTGTCCGAGGGCACCAAGGCGGTCACCAAGTACACCAGCTCCAAGTGA
- the LOC133242188 gene encoding histone H2A type 2-B — translation MSGRGKQGGKARAKAKSRSSRAGLQFPVGRVHRLLRKGNYAERVGAGAPVYLAAVLEYLTAEILELAGNAARDNKKTRIIPRHLQLAVRNDEELNKLLGGVTIAQGGVLPNIQAVLLPKKTESHKPGKNK, via the coding sequence ATGTCAGGCCGCGGAAAGCAGGGAGGCAAAGCTCGGGCCAAGGCCAAGTCGCGCTCATCCCGCGCTGGCCTTCAGTTCCCCGTAGGGCGAGTGCACCGCCTGCTGCGCAAAGGGAACTACGCCGAAAGGGTGGGGGCCGGCGCACCGGTGTACTTGGCGGCAGTGCTGGAGTACCTGACCGCGGAAATCCTGGAGCTGGCGGGCAACGCCGCCCGAGACAACAAGAAGACGCGCATCATCCCTCGCCATTTGCAACTGGCCGTGAGAAATGATGAAGAGCTCAACAAGTTACTCGGGGGTGTCACTATTGCCCAGGGCGGTGTCTTACCCAATATCCAGGCAGTCTTATTGCCCAAAAAAACGGAGAGTCACAAGCCTGGCAAGAATAAGTAA
- the LOC133242191 gene encoding histone H2A type 2-C, whose translation MSGRGKQGGKARAKAKSRSSRAGLQFPVGRVHRLLRKGNYAERVGAGAPVYMAAVLEYLTAEILELAGNAARDNKKTRIIPRHLQLAIRNDEELNKLLGKVTIAQGGVLPNIQAVLLPKKTESHKAKSK comes from the coding sequence ATGTCTGGTCGCGGAAAGCAGGGAGGCAAGGCCCGCGCAAAGGCCAAGTCGCGTTCGTCCCGCGCAGGCTTGCAGTTCCCGGTAGGGCGAGTGCACCGCCTGCTGCGCAAAGGCAACTACGCTGAGCGGGTGGGGGCCGGCGCGCCCGTCTACATGGCGGCGGTTCTGGAGTATCTGACAGCCGAGATCCTGGAGCTGGCCGGCAACGCGGCGCGAGACAACAAAAAGACGCGCATCATCCCTCGTCACCTGCAGTTGGCCATCCGCAACGACGAAGAGCTGAACAAGCTGTTGGGCAAGGTCACCATCGCCCAGGGCGGCGTTTTGCCTAATATCCAGGCTGTTCTGTTACCAAAGAAAACCGAAAGCCATAAAGCCAAAAGCAAATAA